TCGGCCATGGCGTCGATGTCCACGTCGCTGGTCTCGCCCGACTCCACGCAGGTGAAGATGTGGGCGTCGCGGTTGATCATCTGCGCCGCGAAGTCGAGGGCCGGACCGTTGCCGCCGTGACCGTTGACGATGACCAGCTTGGTCGCCCCGTGCCGCGCCACCCCCATGCCGATGTCGTAGATGAGCTGGGCCATGGTCTCGTTGCGCACGCTGATCGTGCCGGCGAAGGCCTCGTGGTGGTACGAGACGCCGTAGGGCAGCAGCGGCAGCACCAGCGGCTTGGGATGGCTGCAGGCCTCGGCCACCTGGCGGCACAGCCACTCGGCGTCGTGGGCGTCGGTGTCCAGGGGCAGGTGCGGACCATGCTGCTCGATGGCGCCCACCGGCAGCAGCACGACGTCGGTCTCGGCGAAGCGCTCGGCGGCCTCGGGCCAGGTCAGGTGGCCCAGGCGCCACGTCTCCTTCACCGGCGCGGTCGCGGCCGCGTCACCGGTCGGGCGGCGGGACGGTCCCTCGTAGGCGGCCGGGGCGCCGAAACCGGGCTGGGTGAACGGATCGCAGCGATGCCACACCCGGCCGTCGCGCTGCACGGCGCCGTTCGCGTGCTCGAGCATGATCCGCAGCAGCGGCTCGCGCAGGTCGGTGGGGATCGTGTTCAGCGGTGCGTGATCCTTGTCGAAGCGCAGCTGCAGCACCTCGGGGTGGGCCCGGGGCGTCGCGTCGTCCTGCGGCCAGCGGTCGCGGTCGCGCAGCATCAGCGCCGTGTGCTCGGCGCAGGCGCCCTCCTGGTGCACGCCCTCGGTGACCAGGGCGGCCAGGCAGGCGTCGATCTGTTCGGTCGTGTAGCCGCAACGCCGGGGGTCGGCGTCGAGGGCCGTGAGCATGCCCACGATGCGCCGGCACTTCTCGCAGCGGCCGCAGGGCCGGACGCGCCCCGTCTCCTCGTCCTTGTGCGCCGCGTGGCACGACACCTGATGCGCCTGCAGGTCGCCGTAGCGCTCGACGAGGATCTTCTCGATGAGCAGCTCCGAGAGGTTCCGCAGCACCGAGAACTGCTGCACGCGCCACCCCTTGCGGTGGAAATAGCGCGTGAGCGCCAGGTCGAACCACCGGCTCTGGTCGTACAGGCCGTCGTAGTGCGGGATGCCCTGGTGGCGCGCCCGGACGCTGGTGTCGAACTCGTCGCCGATGACCAGCCGGTCGATGCCGCGGGCCCGCAGCAGGGGCAGGGCCCCGAAGAGGAACACCGCCACGGTCCACAGCCGCACCGGGTAGATGTCGGCGCGCACCGTGTTGAAATCCGGCCGGATGAAGGGCATCTGCCGCAGCATCCAGGCGAAGACGCGGTCGCAGTTGGTCCACACGCGGCCCGTGCCCGGCACCGTGTCGGCGAAGTGGCGGTAGGCGTTCAGCGCCGTGAACCAGTGGCGGCCCGACTCGTTCACGTAGAGCGCGTGCACGTCGGCGCCGGTCTCGGCCAGCAGGCCGTAGCTGAGCAGGCTGTCCTTGCCCCCGCTCGAGAGGACGGCGCAGGCGCCGCCGCCCCGGCCCCAGGCCCCGCCCGGCCCCGTGTCGGCGGGCGCCGCGTCGGGGAAGACGAGGCGGGCCTGCAGGTACTCGGGCAGGCGCGCGGGCGCGATGCCGGCGGCGTCGCCGGTCAGGAAGGGATTCGGCTGCAGGACCTTCTTCACCCAGATCTCGCGCGCCGTGTTCTCGGCCATGTCCGCCAGGAAGCGCCGGTCGCGCTCGTCGAAGGGGCCGTGGAAGACCATCTCGCGGCAGAACAGCCCGTAGTTCAGGGCCACCTGGGCCGTGGCCATGGCGGCCAGGTTCAGGGCCGCGGGGTCGCCGGGGACGAAGACGTCCTCCTCGTACTTGTAGACGAGCTCGGTGGTCTCGCGACGGCCGCCGGCCACGACGGTGTAGGGCGTGGTGATGCGGCGCGGCTCGACCTGCGGCGGCCCGATCTCGAGCCGGTCCCAGGCCAGCAGCGGGGCGGCGGGATTCGCCTTGCGGTGCGGCATGACAGCCTCAGCGGCCCCGGCGCTGCTGCGCCGCGGCCAGGAAGGGGTCGAGGGCCGCGAGGACGGCGTCGGGCCCATCGCGCAGCACATCGCAGGCCGGCAGGCCGGTCTCGGCGGTGATGGCGGCGCAGGCGGCGGCCACCTCGTCGGGCCCCATGTCCTCGTGATTGACGGTGATCGCGGCCACCGGCCGGCCGCCGATGAGCTCGACGGCCTGGATCTGGGTCGGCAGGTCGTGCAGCGCGTGACCCGGGAAGCCGTCGTAGTCGCGGCGCTTCGGCGCGTGCTGCATGACGACCGCGTCGGGCCGGCCCGCCGCCAGCAGCTCGAAGCCGCCCGGGTAGGCCGGGTTCATGAGGCTGCCCTGGCCCTCGAGCACGATCACGTCCGGGTGCCCGTCCTGCCAGCACGACCACACGGCGTGCTCGATCTCGCCGGCGACGAAGTCGTTGATCAGGGAGTCGAGCACGATGCCGTGCTTCGCGCCCTGCAGCCAGGCCGTCTGGCCGGTGCCCACCAGCGCGGCGCCCAGGCCGCGCGCGCGCCAGCCGTCGACCAGGAACCAGGCCGTGGTGCGCTTGCCCACCGCCGAGTCGGTGCCCAGCACGGCGATCTTCAGGGCGTCGACCTGGCTGATGCGGCCGTCGAAGAAGTGCAGGTCGGCGCGCTCGGGCGGGCGCCGGATGTCACGGATCCCGACCCCGGCCTCGAAGGCCAGCGCCGCCAGGTCGGGATCGTCGCCCAGGAAATCGTGCAGGCCGGAGTCGACGTTCAGGCCGGCGCGCAGGGCGTCGGCCACGTCGCGCCGCGCCGGAGCCGGCAGGCGGCCGCCGTCCGGCGCCAGGCCCATGACGAAGTGGGTCAGCCCGGCGCCCGCAGCTTCCGCCGCGGCCTGCGCCGCCGCCAGGTCGGCCACGACCGGGATGCCGTTGGCCCGGCCATCGAGCACCTCGCCGGCATCGCGTCCGGCGAAGCCCGCGTCGATGACGGCGGCGACCCGGTAGCGCTCGCTGCGCCGCACCAGGCCGTGGGCCGTCTTGCCGTTGGTGGTGGTGAAAGCGCCCTGGCAGTAGACCGCGGCCACCCCCTCGTAGTCATGCGTCATCGGTTCACTTCCTTCCCGTCAGGACGGCCACGTAGCGGTCGCCCGGCAGGGGTTCCTGTTGATGGCGGGCCAGCAGCACGAGCAGGCCGGCGGTCGACGCCGGCAGCACCTGCAACCCCTCCTTCTCGCGCAGCTCCCGCGCCTGCTGCAGCATGGCGCGGTCGCTGGCGTCGGCGGCCCACCCCTCGCTCTGCCGGATGGCGTCGAGGGCCAGGTCGCCGTCGATGGAATGCCAGTTGATCAGCGGCTCGTTGACCGCCGTCTCGTGGATCTTCTCCGGCTCGAGGTCGCTGCAGTCGGGCAGCCCCTTGCGCCAGGCGCGCACGATGGGGTTCTTGCCGTGGGACGAGCCGCAGATGAAGCGCGGGATGCGCGAGGTCTTGCCGCGCCGGTACAGGCTGACGAAGCCGTGGTGGATGCCGGCGAGGGTCGTGCCGTTGCTCGCCGGCACCGCGATCGCCGCCGGGGCGTCGCGCAGCTCGTCGTAGATCTCGTAGGCGATCTCGCCGTAGGCCCGCAGCTGGATCAGGGTGTTCGCGCCGCCGGGATTGGCGTCATACAGATCCTCGGCCTCGGCTTGGGCGCGCGACACCTCGACCGCGTTCTCGTAGTCGCCCGGCACGCGCACGATCTCGGCGCCGAGCTCCTCCATCTCGCGGGTGCGCAGGCTGTGGTAGCCGGCCGGGATGTGGACCAGGCAGCGCAGGCCGGCCGAGGCCGCGGCCAGGGCCGTCGCCACGCCGTAGTTGCCGCAGGTGGCCACGGCGATGGTGTCGTAGCTGCGCCGCATGGCGTCCAGGGCCTGGGCGAAGGCGATGCGGTCCTTCTGGGTGCCGGAGGGATTGCCGCCCTCGAACTTGAGGAAGAGCTGGCGCATGCCCGCAGCGCGCTCCACGTTGCGCGCGCGGTAGAGGGTGGTGTCGCCCACCTCGGACTCGAGCAGGTCCTCGAAGGCGGCGAGGCGCTCCTCGAGATCGCGCGCCGTGTCCGCGGCGACGAGCTGCTGGCCGGAGAAATCGGCCGGCGAGAGCGGAGCGACCGGGGTCACTCCGTCGAGGAGGACGAACCCCTCCTCCGCCGATGCGGGAGGCGGGCGATCGTCGTCCGCCGGGCGGTGATTCGCGCTGATGGCGACCCTCCTTCGTCCGGACGGGACGGGCCCAGCTGCCCGCCCGCCGTCGTGTGGCGGCATGATATAGCCAAAACGCACCGTGCGCGAAAGCCGAAAGTGCGTCGGGCGACGGAATTCCTCAGCGGCCGGCGGCGGCCGCGAGCAGGGGGGCGCTGGCCGCCGGCTTCTTCGTCCCGATCAGGTCGACGCCGCCGGCGACGAGCGCCTCGTACACGGCCGCCCGTCGCGGCACCTTGAAGACCCGCAGCCAGCGTCCCGGCACCGCATCGCGCGCCGCCCTCAGCTCGGCCAGACGCCGCGCGAACTCCGGCGGCTCCGGCCCCTTGCCGTCCCACGAAAAGTGCTGCGGATACTGCACCGTGACCAGCTTCAGCAGGTGCGCCGGCAGGGCGGCGTGGTCCGGCGGCAGGTCGCGCCAGTAGCGCTGCACCGCGCAGCACCGCACCGGCAGGGCCGCCAGTTCGGCCAGCGGCGGCTGCCAGCCCACGAGCACCACCTGCACGGCGCCGTCACGCACCCGCCCGTCCTCGACCGTGACCAGGACGTCGCGGTACTCGAGCAGCAGCGCGTGCAGCGCCGCGAAGGCGGCGGGGTCGTCCTGCTTCAGTTCGACGTTCAGCAGGAAGGGCTGTCCGTCGGGCCGGATGGCGGCACGGCCGGCGGCGGCCAGCCGCAGCGGTTCGAGGTAGACGCCGCGCAGGGTGCGGTCGGGCCGCACCTCCTTGCGGTCGTGGCCCAGGAGCAGCTCGCCGGCGACCAGGAACACGTCGGCCTCGACCCCGGCGTAGCCCAGCGCGAGGGCCTCCTGCAGGGGCGGATCGCCGCGCCGGTAGTCGTTGTGGACGTAGCCGGGCAGGCTGCCGGGCGTCCGGGTGACGACCGGAGCCGACGCGCAGCCGGCGAGGACCACGAGGACGCAGCCCGCGGCCAGCAGACCCGACGCCCTAGAACGCACGTCCCACCGTGGCCGTGAAGACCGTGCCGGGCATCTGCACGCCGGGCACCTCCTCGTAGCGCCGGTCGGTCAGGTTGGTTCCCGCGAGGGAGACCGACCATCCGTCATCGTGGCTCCAGCCGAGGCGGCCGTCGAGGAGCCCGTACTCGCGGAAGTCGATCGGTCCGCCGCTGTGCACCAGACGCCGGGCGACCAGAGTCGCGTGCAGGTTGCGATGGAGGGCGACCGTGGCCTGGGCCGTCAGCACGTCCTCGGGCACGAGCAGGGTGTACTTGCCCTCGTAGCCGCCGGGCAGGGTGGTCTCCTTGTCGGTGTGGGCCCAGCCGAACTCCAGGCGGTGGCCGGCCGGGTGCAGCCAGGCCACCGCGGTCTCGGCCCCGCGCGTGGTGCCCTCGGCGATGTTCAGCACCCGCCAAACGGTGTCGCCCGCCGGGCGGGCCCACTCGATCAGGTCGTCCTCGTAGCGCTCGAACCAGGCCACCGTGGCGTGCCACGGGCCGCGATCCCAGGCGGCGCCCAGGTCCCAGGTCCAGCCGGTCTCGGGCACGAGATCGGCACTGCCGCGGTTGGCCGGATCCTCGTAGTACAGGTCGGTGAAGGTCGGCACGCGGTACACGCTGCCCGCGCTCGCCCGCAGGGTGAGGGCCGGATCGGCCTCCCACGACACGGCGCCCGAGCCGGAGAAGCGGGCGTCGTACCCGGTCTGGCGGTCGACGCGCCCGCCGGCCTGCCACCGCCAGGGCCCGCGGTCGCGCTTCAGTTCGACCGCGCCGGAGAGCCGCCGGCGCAGGTGCGACCCGAGGGCCTCGCCCCACACGCCCCCGCGCAGGCCCCGGCTGTCGATGTCCTCGTACGCCGCCTCGAGACTGACGGCCACGGCGTGGGCGTCGTCCAGCCGCATGACGCCGTTCAGCTCGCCCCCCGTCGACCGCGTGACGTGGTCGTTGGTGTAGGCGTCGGGGTTGGTGCGGAAGAGGATGAACTCGTCGCGGTGGCGCCGGTACCACGCCCGCGGCTCGACGGTGACCCGGTCGGACAGGCTGCGCCGGTACTGGGCCGTGGTGAAGAGCGTCTTCGTCTTCTCGAAGGCGGGGTAGGGCGCGTAGTAGTCGAGGGCGCCGTACCGCCGGTCGCTGTAGGCGCCGAAGACGTCCCACTCGCCGCCTTCCCCCTCGTGCACCACGCGGCCGGTGGCGTGCCAGGCATCGGCGTCGTTGCCGCCCCAGGCGGTCGAGCCGTCGGGCTGGTCGACCTCCCAGCCGTCGGTGCGGAAACGCTCGAAGGAGACGCGCGAGCCGGTCGCCGCGCCGAGGCGCAGGTCCGCGGACGCGCTCGCGCCCCAGATCCCGTTGTCGCCGCCGGTCAGCGCCACCCGACCGCCCCCGATGTCGGCCGGACGGCGGGTCACCACGTTCACCGTGCCGCCGAAAGCGCCGGCCCCGTAGAGACTCGAACCGTGGCCGGGCAGCACCTCGAGGCGGGCGATGTCGTCCTTGCCCACGGGCAGATCGAGGGCGTGGTGCCCGGTCTGGGGATCGCCCGCCGGGAAGCCGTTCAGCAGCACCTGCACCTGGTCGAAGGTCGACCCGCGCATGGTCAGGTCGGACTGCACGCCGTACTGCTGGCGCTGGGAGACGACGACGCCCGGCACCGTCTGCAGCAGCTCGGCCGTCGAGCGGGCGGGCGCGCGGGCCGCCTCGTCCTCACCCACCACCGCCAGGTTGCGCACGACCCCGGGCAGGGCCACCGGCACGCGCGACCCGACCACCTCGAGCGGCAGGGCCAGGAAGAGCGTATCGCCGCCCACGACGATGAACGAGTCGGCGACGGCGGCGGCCGACGGCGGCGCGGTCTGCGCCCCGGCCGGCCCGGCGGCGGCGGAAAGGAGCAGGGCGGCCACGGCGGCCGCCCCCCTGCAAACGCATCGATGCAAAACCATGTACGGGTCCCCTACGCTGGTTTGGTTTTCGGTTTCGGCTTGGCGTTCCACACCCGCAGGGCGAGCACCAGGCCGATGGCCGCCAGCGGGATCATGGCCAGGGGCCACGCGCGCCAGTTGGCCGGATCGGTCGCGGCGCCGGTGATGTGCCCGGCGGCGTCGAGCTGCTCCTCGGGCAGCACGATCGAGTAGGTCAGCGACATGACGGCCGTGCCCAGGTAGACGAAGCCGTCGATGATGCCCACGGCGATGCCCACGTTCTTCGAACCACCGAAGTCCATGCTCGCCGTGCCCGAGAGCATGCCGTGCACGCCGATGACGGCCATCGAGAGCACGATCACGAGCCAGCCGACGAAGGGCTGGGTGTAGGTGAAGCTGAGCAGGATCGCGCCGGCCAGCATGACGCCGTAGAGGAAACCGGCCACCGGCCCCCGCCGCGACTGGAAGAGGTGGTCGCTGATGGTCCCGGCCACGACGCCGCCGGTGATGCCCGCGATGCAGAGCAGCAGCCCCCAGTTGTCGTAGACGAAGCTCGACTTGAGGCCCAGCACGGCGTCGGTCTGCTTGGCGAAGGTGCGGAACCACTGCATGATCGCCTGCCGCAGGAAGCCGCTGCAGAACTCGATGCCGGCGATGGTCATGATGATGGGGTTGCGCAGCATCAGCCTGAACACGGCCCCGGCCCCCAGGCGCGGCCCCTCGTCGCCGGACGAGGCGTCGCCGGTGTTGAAGTCCTGCAGGCCCGCCTCGCCGGGAGTGTTGCGGACGACGAAGAAGTCGAACACCCAGAAGATGGCCAACAGCAGCGCGGGCATGAAGAAGACCCAGGCCAGGCCGAGGCTGCCGAGGATGATGTCGCCCAGGTCGTAGGCGAAGTAGATGCCGAGCGAGATGAGGATGCCGAAGATGGCGCCGAAGACGCCGCGCTCGCGCACGTG
This genomic window from bacterium contains:
- a CDS encoding MFS transporter; the encoded protein is MSEILNEFWPVLILLAVVAVVFKRLPAVDVGHDKAYLRRRILNWLPLGLTYAFLYMGRYNLKISKFAFEEIQGTGGAPLMGNADFGLIFMWGTVVYGFSFLINGPLTDRLGGRFSILTGASGAAACNLLMGLASLSLLNHGPMYETLASRFVPVFSVLYAANMYFQSFGAVAIVKVNAPWFHVRERGVFGAIFGILISLGIYFAYDLGDIILGSLGLAWVFFMPALLLAIFWVFDFFVVRNTPGEAGLQDFNTGDASSGDEGPRLGAGAVFRLMLRNPIIMTIAGIEFCSGFLRQAIMQWFRTFAKQTDAVLGLKSSFVYDNWGLLLCIAGITGGVVAGTISDHLFQSRRGPVAGFLYGVMLAGAILLSFTYTQPFVGWLVIVLSMAVIGVHGMLSGTASMDFGGSKNVGIAVGIIDGFVYLGTAVMSLTYSIVLPEEQLDAAGHITGAATDPANWRAWPLAMIPLAAIGLVLALRVWNAKPKPKTKPA
- a CDS encoding pyridoxal-phosphate dependent enzyme, giving the protein MPPHDGGRAAGPVPSGRRRVAISANHRPADDDRPPPASAEEGFVLLDGVTPVAPLSPADFSGQQLVAADTARDLEERLAAFEDLLESEVGDTTLYRARNVERAAGMRQLFLKFEGGNPSGTQKDRIAFAQALDAMRRSYDTIAVATCGNYGVATALAAASAGLRCLVHIPAGYHSLRTREMEELGAEIVRVPGDYENAVEVSRAQAEAEDLYDANPGGANTLIQLRAYGEIAYEIYDELRDAPAAIAVPASNGTTLAGIHHGFVSLYRRGKTSRIPRFICGSSHGKNPIVRAWRKGLPDCSDLEPEKIHETAVNEPLINWHSIDGDLALDAIRQSEGWAADASDRAMLQQARELREKEGLQVLPASTAGLLVLLARHQQEPLPGDRYVAVLTGRK
- a CDS encoding DUF1611 domain-containing protein codes for the protein MTHDYEGVAAVYCQGAFTTTNGKTAHGLVRRSERYRVAAVIDAGFAGRDAGEVLDGRANGIPVVADLAAAQAAAEAAGAGLTHFVMGLAPDGGRLPAPARRDVADALRAGLNVDSGLHDFLGDDPDLAALAFEAGVGIRDIRRPPERADLHFFDGRISQVDALKIAVLGTDSAVGKRTTAWFLVDGWRARGLGAALVGTGQTAWLQGAKHGIVLDSLINDFVAGEIEHAVWSCWQDGHPDVIVLEGQGSLMNPAYPGGFELLAAGRPDAVVMQHAPKRRDYDGFPGHALHDLPTQIQAVELIGGRPVAAITVNHEDMGPDEVAAACAAITAETGLPACDVLRDGPDAVLAALDPFLAAAQQRRGR
- a CDS encoding creatininase family protein, whose product is MPHRKANPAAPLLAWDRLEIGPPQVEPRRITTPYTVVAGGRRETTELVYKYEEDVFVPGDPAALNLAAMATAQVALNYGLFCREMVFHGPFDERDRRFLADMAENTAREIWVKKVLQPNPFLTGDAAGIAPARLPEYLQARLVFPDAAPADTGPGGAWGRGGGACAVLSSGGKDSLLSYGLLAETGADVHALYVNESGRHWFTALNAYRHFADTVPGTGRVWTNCDRVFAWMLRQMPFIRPDFNTVRADIYPVRLWTVAVFLFGALPLLRARGIDRLVIGDEFDTSVRARHQGIPHYDGLYDQSRWFDLALTRYFHRKGWRVQQFSVLRNLSELLIEKILVERYGDLQAHQVSCHAAHKDEETGRVRPCGRCEKCRRIVGMLTALDADPRRCGYTTEQIDACLAALVTEGVHQEGACAEHTALMLRDRDRWPQDDATPRAHPEVLQLRFDKDHAPLNTIPTDLREPLLRIMLEHANGAVQRDGRVWHRCDPFTQPGFGAPAAYEGPSRRPTGDAAATAPVKETWRLGHLTWPEAAERFAETDVVLLPVGAIEQHGPHLPLDTDAHDAEWLCRQVAEACSHPKPLVLPLLPYGVSYHHEAFAGTISVRNETMAQLIYDIGMGVARHGATKLVIVNGHGGNGPALDFAAQMINRDAHIFTCVESGETSDVDIDAMADTPNDVHAGEIETSTSLALRPHLVHMDRAGAEVPRFSSRYLEFSNQRSVAWNAYTEKISDSGVMGDPTRADAAKGERMWAVMIHNLVEFVEDLKSLSLEEIHQRRY
- a CDS encoding TonB-dependent receptor, whose protein sequence is MAALLLSAAAGPAGAQTAPPSAAAVADSFIVVGGDTLFLALPLEVVGSRVPVALPGVVRNLAVVGEDEAARAPARSTAELLQTVPGVVVSQRQQYGVQSDLTMRGSTFDQVQVLLNGFPAGDPQTGHHALDLPVGKDDIARLEVLPGHGSSLYGAGAFGGTVNVVTRRPADIGGGRVALTGGDNGIWGASASADLRLGAATGSRVSFERFRTDGWEVDQPDGSTAWGGNDADAWHATGRVVHEGEGGEWDVFGAYSDRRYGALDYYAPYPAFEKTKTLFTTAQYRRSLSDRVTVEPRAWYRRHRDEFILFRTNPDAYTNDHVTRSTGGELNGVMRLDDAHAVAVSLEAAYEDIDSRGLRGGVWGEALGSHLRRRLSGAVELKRDRGPWRWQAGGRVDRQTGYDARFSGSGAVSWEADPALTLRASAGSVYRVPTFTDLYYEDPANRGSADLVPETGWTWDLGAAWDRGPWHATVAWFERYEDDLIEWARPAGDTVWRVLNIAEGTTRGAETAVAWLHPAGHRLEFGWAHTDKETTLPGGYEGKYTLLVPEDVLTAQATVALHRNLHATLVARRLVHSGGPIDFREYGLLDGRLGWSHDDGWSVSLAGTNLTDRRYEEVPGVQMPGTVFTATVGRAF